In Panicum virgatum strain AP13 chromosome 5K, P.virgatum_v5, whole genome shotgun sequence, the genomic window TCCTCCCACTAATTGGATTCTTTCTCATATCACAATACAAGTTACATAGTCATATATAGGGGAGAACCTAGCTGATTTCACTGTAGAGTAACTTGTTCACACAATCAGCTTGTTTCTAGAGTTCACATTGACCTCGATCTATTGACTCTTCAAGTAGCACATGACTTCTTGACTCACATATGCATGTGAAAGGGCACACTCCTCATGTTTGCACTTGCAccagacaaaaaaaaatcaatcctAACATATGCCTATTCTATATTTTGGTAAATGAAATATTTATTTGTCCTGCTTGAAGGCAGATGTCATCCTTTATAAAGTTGAATGAGGCAATTGCTCCTACTGAGTATTGAGTTCCGTCTATTTAATGATGGCAGTATCTTCTTGGATTGAACTCACATGTCTGAACATTTTTTGACGCGTCAACTGGCATCTGATGAGGCTGGGAGGGgattgggtgggggggggggtgttttgggttggggttggggttggggttggggtgggggggggatTGCGAAGACAATGGCCGGTAGGGAGAGAAGTTGATTGATGGATGGTGTTGGGGACCGTTGTGCACAAGTTCGCATCTGTTTCTGTAGTGCTGAGACTTTTCCTGGGAAAAGAACTTAACAGGATCTTCTCTGGCCTTCCAGCTTGTGTTTTGTAGGTTTGAGTTTAGAGTTATACTTGATAATAAAAGTGAGGTCAAATACTCTTTTTACAatgttttaaaaatatatattaattattaaacaAATCCCCGAATCATAATTTTCTGAACTTACCAAGTCAAACACCTGCAGTCTGGGACCCATGTTGGATTCGAACTACTGCATGTGTCGGTGGCACTCCTTGGATGTTATCAAAACATTCTTCAAAAGTTGAATCaaaacttaaaatattacatggctatctaatttttttaacaTTATTTGTTCCTCTTTTTCTGCTAGAAATCCACATCTTCTATTTGTTTTCTCTTGCAGCCTCTTCATGAAGAATTATACAATATGCATCCTTCAGAATTCTTTTTACCAACATTCCTTGAAGCAGTTAGGAGCAATTCAGAAGAAAGCTTTAGAAGCTTTATGACTGAGCCAATTCCTGGTGTTTATACGTTTGCTATGTTGCAGCCAACTTTCTGCGAAATGTTATTGGAGGAGGTATGGTAAATTCAAAACAAATGGATAAGCTTTTCTTCAAGCTTTGCTCATCAATCTAATTGTGTGCACCTTTGTAGGTAGAGAACTTTGAAAAATGGGTCCATGCAATGAAATTTAAGATAATGAGGCCAAATACAATGAACAAGTATGGTGCTGTTCTTGATGATTTTGGTCTGGAAGCTATGTTGAATCAGTTCATGGAACAGTTCGTAGCTCCAATTTCTAGAGGTTGTCTGAGTGACTGCTACATTTATAGAGAACAAACACTTGTTTCAGTCCTTGATTCTCATATTGATTTTATTATTTGGGTTGATCTTCAGTTTTTTATCCTGAGGTTGGTGGAGGAACATTGGACTCACATCATGCTTTTGTTGTTGAATATGGAAAAGACAGGGATGTTGAACTAGGTAAGTTCTCACACAAAAGTTAGAAACTCCCATTTGAAGTGTACATATCTGAATGCAATCACTTTTCATAATTATTTCTTTTGCTTTCAATATTTTTGGTCCGCACAGAAGATGAAATTGTACCTGTTGGAGGAACACCTGCAAAACATTCATGCACATAGCCACATACACTTGTTAAATTTCAGTATAGCAAATAAGATGCCCAGTTTTTACTTGTACCAGCCTTTGAACCTACTGATTTACACCTTTCAACTCAAAATAGCATGGAAGTAAAGCTAATATTTTCATTGATAAGAGATACTAGCTTTATTTTTTCGGTGAAGTTGCATGGTTGTCTCACTTACTCCCCTCAATTTGTAAAATTACTTCATGAGCCCCTAAACTTTAGACCCATTTGTGGCATTGATCCCAAATCACCATTAGTTTAACTGATTGTGTTGTTGTGGCGTCAAATGTGCTATTATACTGCTACACTGTTTTCATTGTCACTGTTTCATTTATATTTCTTTTCTGTTGATTAAACATGTCACCAACATGCATGGTTTTTAAAGCATTAAGGCAACGCAAGGTGAGCCACCACCACcttatcgcctaggcgacgcctaggcggacTAACGCGACACCTTAGGCGAGGCGAGCGACCACCACCTTGTCGCCTGGGCGACGCCTTAAGGACGCCTTAAAAATACTGCTAACATGGCTATGAAGATGATGCCACCAATTTTACTAATTACTTGATCAGTCAActaaatttttagttttcaTATTTTCATATTTATGGCAAACTTGACCAGTGCCCACGTATTCTGGCGAACAAGCCCTATTTGCATGTAGGAATTATGTATGCTCCTTTCAACATCCATATGCATTTGAACCATATTGGATTATTTCAATTCTCTTCTTTTCCAAGGAGCATTTGTTTTACATTATTTATCCATTTCATATTTTGATGGTAGTTAACCATCTATGTTCTTTCATTTATGTATGGAATGAATATCACACATGTTGTAAGGCCAAAACCCATGTTAAGGTGGTATGCAGAGAAGCAATTAATGTTTTGGTGCCACATCACATAATTTGTCAAGTTAGTAGTAATTTGGGCCAATGTTGCAAACGAACTCAAAGCATACGGGGCTAGCAAATTAACTCGCAAGTTGAGGGTGGTGGGTGAGACAAAAGCATCACTTTAGGGGTTAACGGTGAATCCTCCTCCCAAATTTAAATATCAGGATGCACGAGGTGTAAATGTGATTTTGCACTCACATTCTTAACCTATAATCTTCACTGCTGATGCCCTCTTTGTGATTTGTCCAGAAGTCAAATAAGTGATGTCACTTTTCTTTCATCATCTATATCTGTTATACAAAGGTTACTCATCAGATAAATGTGTTCCTTTTGTATTCCCAATGACCTTACTGTCATATGATAATCAAtagaaaaaaatttctaaatGCTAGATATCTTATAGCAACATAAGCATTTAccttttcaaaattttgcaTTGACATTTTGATATGCTATTGGTGAATGGTTGTGAAGGAATAACTCTTTTCAGACCTACCATTTAAGCCTTCTCTTCTCTGCTGATTTATGAAGCTTTAGCCGATTAATGGCAATTAGATTCACTTTCCCATTGCAAATGGTAGCCATTAGTCACTGAACATCCTTGAAGGGCAGGAAGCCTGTTCTGCTTTCTGCAAGAAGTGATGTTACATATTTAGTAAAAAATGTACGTCTTAATGCTTTCCAGGAAAAACCTGCCTTGCTGTAGAATTCTAAGATGACATGTCACATTTTATTGTCACACTTGCACATGTGTGTACCATATTGCCAGTCTCTTTGAGATTAAATATTATACTCTtattttttctttataacttcAGCTAGTATATGGTGTTTCCTTTTACCAGGGGGAACTTTAATATCAAATCCATCTTTAAATCTGTTTTATTAGTGCCAAGGAAACGAAATAATGTTCGATTACATTTTACTGTATAAGCATATATAAACAAGTAGCATATCTTCTTTTTTTGTTCTGAACTGTTAAATTTTGCTTTTCTAGGTTTTCATGTGGATGATTCAGAAGTTACATTAAATGTTTGCCTTGGCAAACAATTCTCTGGTGGTGAACTATACTTCCGAGGCATTCGGTGTGAGAATCATGTGAATTCAGAGACACAGCATGAGGTTTGTTGTGACTTATTACTTAAACTTCCACCACCATCTGAGTATTTTATCATTTTTGTTTCTATATTATCTGACGTGCTCTTCTGATGGATTTTGAGTATGTTCCTCTTACTCGGCTATTTTTTTTACTTGTATTCCGGAGTTTGTCATTGGCTAACGATGGTATAGGGACATGTACAGTAAGCAACTAGATAATTTAGTTGATGTCTACCTTTTGTGAATAAAACTGGGGCAGTAATAGGCTCTATGAATCGATGGATAAAAGAAAAGTAAGGAATGTATAAAAATATGAATGTACAGAAACACAAATATGTAGATAGCACCTCTAAAGGTGCataaaaaattctataaaataTGAATGTGTATTAGTATACAACATATCATGCACCATCATGCAATATTTGAGCTTGAACGAAAACTCATGCAAGAAAAACACAAGAGAAAGCAGCATATATAGTCTTTGTTCGAACACAAATTTTGCGCAACGCTAGATAATATGTTTTTTATGCACTGTAGCATTAGAGTTACTACATTATAGCCATTCCACATAGATGACAAGATGCACTTGCGGCGCTGTCTTCTGGATTATTTGGCTATATTCAGCATGTGCTTCTGGAGTGGTTTCAGATGTGTtttcatttcttggacatttatttCATAGTATAGTTTTCTGTCTTACTAGAACATGGTTCTTAAGGCGATAAGGTGCCTTGGATACGCCTTAGCACCTAGGCGACAAGGCATAACTAGGCCCTTGTTGCCTTGGCGATGCCTTAAAAACAACACTAgaacatgttttggtgtatatTCTATTCGATTGTAACTTGTGTTTCAGGATTAAGGAGTGATGGATGTCAGGTGTTTGAGTTGTCAATATTCTATCTTGCTATAGTATTCTTAGTTTTGAGTTGTCAATATATTTGTTCTTGGAGTTCTGTCAGAAACATTCTTCTCCCTATTAATATAGCTTTTAGTCATGTTGCTTTTTTCTTGTTGACAAGTAGTTGATGTTATCTTCAAGTGTCAATGTGTCATGCTTCCTGTATTATCTTTGTCTGATCTTTTGTGCAGGAAATGTATGATTACACTCATATTCCTGGACAGGCTGTACTCCACCGTGGTCGACATAGGCATGGTGCTCGAGCTATATCATCTGGACTAAGAATCAATCTGCTTTTGTGGTGCCGGAGGTATACAGGCatttccctccctccccttctccctctctcccccccTCTTCCTCTcgctcccctcctctccccctccccctcgctccctccctctctccacgTGCTATTTCTACACACTAGGTGTAGAGTAAACTGCTACACCTAGGATGTAGAATAGTAATACGGTATATATAGTTATATACCCTATCTAGCCCCACCCTTTCAACTTCAAAGTCCTGGTCCAATCCTACCTGTTTTTTTAGCCCTTAGGGCTGTTTCAGGTGTACGCAGGTACTATAAGCCAGAGCTGTTTCAGGTGTACGTAGCCCCACCCTTTCACTGTTTGGTAGTGCCCTGCTGGTTCTCGCGTGAAGTGGAGCAGCGGGAGCAGTACCAAACGGGCCCTAAATTTGTTTTATACTGATCTTAATATTTATTGAAAATGTTGATACAGTTTAGGTGTTTTAGTCTTGTCAAAAGTTTGTCATTCTGTTCTTGCCATTTTTGTTGAGATAGGAGTCATATTAGGGCCCAACAATGTTTTTGAGGCGTTGCGGCGACGCACGGCGCCTGACCCCCTTCACAACGCCTAGGCGTTTATggcggacgcctaggcgacgccatacACACATTCTAGGCGCCATATGATCATCTTAATATATAATGCTACTAAAATTCAGAAGCATATCACACCTTAATATTGCCAAGTCTTAGCATGTAATACCATAATAAATAATGCCACCAGAGTGCTAGTGCACAACATAAAGTAGCAAAATAGCAAATCTGAAATCTCTCATAACTCAATAGCAACAATTAGTCTCTAATAACATAATATAACTTAATGAGGGAAGGAAGAGGGAAAGAAACAGAGGAAGAGAAGGGaagcagaggaagaggagggaagCAGGGCTGTAGAGGAGGCGGGAGGGAAAGCAGACAGCAGAGTACACGCCTCAAAGATTTGGgaaagcagaggaggcgggAGGCTTACCAGGCGGAAGGGGAAGTACCCGATGGAGGCGCAGACAACAGCCGGGCGCAGCTGCCGACGGCCGATGGGGGTGCATACTCGAGGCAGAGCAGGTGCGGACCGTCGATAGCTGCAGCAACGACATGCGACGAGCCGACGATGCTGGGGCAGCTCCACGGCAGGTGCGGACGTGCGGTGATGCAGGGCCCGCTCTGCGGCATGCGCGGCCGGTTGGTGGACTCGAGTAGAGGAGCAGCCAAGCCGCAAGCAGAGCTCGAGGTTCGCCCGCCGCCTGCTATCTTCCTCTCCCCTCGCCCGCACTCACGGTAAATGCCTCGCGCGGTCGATTTCCTGCGCGAGGAGCGTATTTCGGCAGACGCGCGGTCGATTTCCCGCGCCTATTGCTTTTCGCGCAGGCGTGCGTTCGATTTCGCGCGAGGCAGCTGTCCTTTTGGCGCCCTTCCGCCGCGATTCACTCGGCGTCTGCGGCGCAGCTGTAGGCGTTCGCCCGACGCCTATCTACGCCTACACGACGCCTAATTCGGTTAGGCGGACGCCATACACGCTGAGGTCGTGGCGACCCCGACGCCCAGGCCCTCGACcacgccttgtcgcctaggcgacgcctcaAAAACAATGGGGCCCAACACCCTTGGTTCTATACAATTAGGGTACGCTTTTGTGAGGTAATGAATGAACAAACGTGGCCCCACCTGATGCCAGGTCAAACATGCTCTTAGAATTTCCTGTTCTTTATCATTACCATGCAATTGGACAAGGTTATGATATCACATGGCTGGCTGGCTTTTGTTTTCTGTGCCTGTTATTGGGAGCTTTGTTGCTTGTTGCTTTACTACATGTTGCATTAGTGTTATTTGACCATTCTGAGTAACACTCCCCGTTGTTGTGAAAAAGGTTGCTGATCTTCTGCATCCCTAAGTTTATTCGATGTTAACTGCTTCGGCATGTTGAATTATATTTTAACTAATAATGGCTTGTGACACGCTGCAATGGAATGAGTTATTCCTATGTACAGCTCTGTGTTCAGGGAGATGAAGAAATATCAGAAGGATTTTCCCACCTGGTGTGGTGAGTGCCAGCGCGAAAAGCGGGGAAGGCAGAGCCAGTGTGTTAAAGCAACCAAGATGGTAAGTCTCTATTTAATACTTAATAGTTTACATGTCTTGGCTGACCCTTTGTTATCTGTTCTTAGACATTTGCTTCTTTTGGGTAGGCGTTTCTCAGGGGCGCTGGAGGCGCAACGATTTAATTTGTACCTAAGGCATGTATTTTATACAAATTTGTATCACACTAAACTTTGTTCATCATTTCGGACTTCAGTTGTTGTCACTTTAGACTTGGTAGTCAACATTCAGCTTTCTGTTAGACTGCTAGACTCTGCGATTACAGGTGCATGTAAATGTAAACTTATTGTGATCCAAGTCTGGCCGAAAAAAAATGACATAACAGGTGATAATCTGGTAGCGTAGCAAGAAATGCTACCTAAGACAATTTCTGTGGCATTTCTGTGGCATGTCAGCTCACATTATTATGCTATAAATTGGAATGTCATTAACTAGGCATGGTTATCTGGTGCTACGGGAATTCCTATTTACCACTCGCCTGTACCTTGTGCCACCACCTGTGCATGCCTTTATCGTGGTGTTCCCTCATTTTACGCCTGATCCTCAGCGATTTAACTTTCATCCCACGCGAGACCTGCTGGGGTCTTGAGTGATCATCACACGAATACTAATATTTGAGCGTTGGATTATTTGGCGGATAAAGATAAGGACGAGGGTAATGTCGGGCTGGCCGTCGAACGGCCGCTCCTAATTAGGAAAGGAAAATATGAGTAGAAAGAACTGTTTTCCATATTTTGTAAATTACCCTGATTAGTACATAAAAAATGCTGGCTGGCACCGATCAGATCATTAGTATAATACCCGTAAAAAATTAGTAAATACTAATGTCTCCCAACAGATTTATGCCCACACCACTACCCCTGATCTACTTGCTTCTGGACATTTCTACCTTTTTAGTACTGGCAATTCAATTCAGCGTTTGCAAACAAAAGCAACGTTTGGGATCTTACAAGCCAAGTTTTGAATAACTGTAGCaaattacaacatatacaaaggTATTTGCACCCATTTAGACATTAAAAAAACAACTGTTCAGCCCTCATCCAGAAAAGGTCCATGATCAGATTTCTTTGAGCCGGCTAAGCGTCTGTTGACACCAACTTTTTGCAAATGTATTTATGCAAGTCAGCGGTACGAGATGGAGAGTCCTGGGCAAAGCTGATGGCAGTCGGAGTGTATGTCAAAACCGATGAAGACTCGGCCAAAGGTGGCAATGGC contains:
- the LOC120707002 gene encoding 2-oxoglutarate and iron-dependent oxygenase domain-containing protein CP2-like isoform X4, with the translated sequence MALDGPAERRDELVQVEMGNGNGVAPPQPLRPAGRPAAATAPYLDRRLRLNPNAEHKPQDYSDVRGEYAPVVYSALERHLPPSLLDADRDVKLHFMRDILARYWPQGERNKVQRHKEYRQRILHLYKPLHEELYNMHPSEFFLPTFLEAVRSNSEESFRSFMTEPIPGVYTFAMLQPTFCEMLLEEVENFEKWVHAMKFKIMRPNTMNKYGAVLDDFGLEAMLNQFMEQFVAPISRVFYPEVGGGTLDSHHAFVVEYGKDRDVELGFHVDDSEVTLNVCLGKQFSGGELYFRGIRCENHVNSETQHEEMYDYTHIPGQAVLHRGRHRHGARAISSGLRINLLLWCRSSVFREMKKYQKDFPTWCGECQREKRGRQSQCVKATKMTFASFG
- the LOC120707002 gene encoding 2-oxoglutarate and iron-dependent oxygenase domain-containing protein CP2-like isoform X2, which codes for MALDGPAERRDELVQVEMGNGNGVAPPQPLRPAGRPAAATAPYLDRRLRLNPNAEHKPQDYSDVRGEYAPVVYSALERHLPPSLLDADRDVKLHFMRDILARYWPQGERNKVQRHKEYRQRILHLYKPLHEELYNMHPSEFFLPTFLEAVRSNSEESFRSFMTEPIPGVYTFAMLQPTFCEMLLEEVENFEKWVHAMKFKIMRPNTMNKYGAVLDDFGLEAMLNQFMEQFVAPISRVFYPEVGGGTLDSHHAFVVEYGKDRDVELGFHVDDSEVTLNVCLGKQFSGGELYFRGIRCENHVNSETQHEEMYDYTHIPGQAVLHRGRHRHGARAISSGLRINLLLWCRSSVFREMKKYQKDFPTWCGECQREKRGRQSQCVKATKMAFLRGAGGATI
- the LOC120707002 gene encoding 2-oxoglutarate and iron-dependent oxygenase domain-containing protein CP2-like isoform X6: MALDGPAERRDELVQVEMGNGNGVAPPQPLRPAGRPAAATAPYLDRRLRLNPNAEHKPQDYSDVRGEYAPVVYSALERHLPPSLLDADRDVKLHFMRDILARYWPQGERNKVQRHKEYRQRILHLYKPLHEELYNMHPSEFFLPTFLEAVRSNSEESFRSFMTEPIPGVYTFAMLQPTFCEMLLEEVENFEKWVHAMKFKIMRPNTMNKYGAVLDDFGLEAMLNQFMEQFVAPISRVFYPEVGGGTLDSHHAFVVEYGKDRDVELGFHVDDSEVTLNVCLGKQFSGGELYFRGIRCENHVNSETQHEAVLHRGRHRHGARAISSGLRINLLLWCRSSVFREMKKYQKDFPTWCGECQREKRGRQSQCVKATKMAFLRGAGGATI
- the LOC120707002 gene encoding 2-oxoglutarate and iron-dependent oxygenase domain-containing protein CP2-like isoform X5; this translates as MALDGPAERRDELVQVEMGNGNGVAPPQPLRPAGRPAAATAPYLDRRLRLNPNAEHKPQDYSDVRGEYAPVVYSALERHLPPSLLDADRDVKLHFMRDILARYWPQGERNKVQRHKEYRQRILHLYKPLHEELYNMHPSEFFLPTFLEAVRSNSEESFRSFMTEPIPGVYTFAMLQPTFCEMLLEEVENFEKWVHAMKFKIMRPNTMNKYGAVLDDFGLEAMLNQFMEQFVAPISRGFFYPEVGGGTLDSHHAFVVEYGKDRDVELGFHVDDSEVTLNVCLGKQFSGGELYFRGIRCENHVNSETQHEAVLHRGRHRHGARAISSGLRINLLLWCRSSVFREMKKYQKDFPTWCGECQREKRGRQSQCVKATKMAFLRGAGGATI
- the LOC120707002 gene encoding 2-oxoglutarate and iron-dependent oxygenase domain-containing protein CP2-like isoform X3; protein product: MALDGPAERRDELVQVEMGNGNGVAPPQPLRPAGRPAAATAPYLDRRLRLNPNAEHKPQDYSDVRGEYAPVVYSALERHLPPSLLDADRDVKLHFMRDILARYWPQGERNKVQRHKEYRQRILHLYKPLHEELYNMHPSEFFLPTFLEAVRSNSEESFRSFMTEPIPGVYTFAMLQPTFCEMLLEEVENFEKWVHAMKFKIMRPNTMNKYGAVLDDFGLEAMLNQFMEQFVAPISRGFFYPEVGGGTLDSHHAFVVEYGKDRDVELGFHVDDSEVTLNVCLGKQFSGGELYFRGIRCENHVNSETQHEEMYDYTHIPGQAVLHRGRHRHGARAISSGLRINLLLWCRSSVFREMKKYQKDFPTWCGECQREKRGRQSQCVKATKMTFASFG
- the LOC120707002 gene encoding 2-oxoglutarate and iron-dependent oxygenase domain-containing protein CP2-like isoform X1 is translated as MALDGPAERRDELVQVEMGNGNGVAPPQPLRPAGRPAAATAPYLDRRLRLNPNAEHKPQDYSDVRGEYAPVVYSALERHLPPSLLDADRDVKLHFMRDILARYWPQGERNKVQRHKEYRQRILHLYKPLHEELYNMHPSEFFLPTFLEAVRSNSEESFRSFMTEPIPGVYTFAMLQPTFCEMLLEEVENFEKWVHAMKFKIMRPNTMNKYGAVLDDFGLEAMLNQFMEQFVAPISRGFFYPEVGGGTLDSHHAFVVEYGKDRDVELGFHVDDSEVTLNVCLGKQFSGGELYFRGIRCENHVNSETQHEEMYDYTHIPGQAVLHRGRHRHGARAISSGLRINLLLWCRSSVFREMKKYQKDFPTWCGECQREKRGRQSQCVKATKMAFLRGAGGATI